A window of Reinekea marina contains these coding sequences:
- a CDS encoding glycerophosphodiester phosphodiesterase family protein, which yields MNLAPLPALIGHRGLPSLAPENTAASIQSAVDNGIEWIELDVTMAGDESLVMMHDPDCRLFKQPDIKLAKLNKDALKKIDAGRWFSDEFAGEPLLFCEDMLALVRKTGVGLNLEIKINPDLDTQRQVDLIWAELQSYTEMFDRILISSFSIPALSHLRSLSDVINIGVLFEKVPSNALEITSTLKAASLHCDQSHLSQELALTLSEAMPLYCYTVNDTVTLHKLLSWGVSGVFCDRANADDLKAIVKEHQLTQKA from the coding sequence ATGAACTTAGCGCCTCTGCCGGCACTTATCGGACATCGCGGGCTACCCTCGTTAGCCCCAGAAAACACCGCAGCTAGTATTCAGAGCGCGGTCGACAATGGCATCGAGTGGATAGAACTAGACGTGACAATGGCGGGTGATGAATCGCTGGTTATGATGCATGATCCCGATTGCCGACTGTTCAAACAACCCGACATTAAGCTGGCCAAATTAAACAAAGACGCCCTAAAAAAAATAGATGCTGGCCGCTGGTTCAGTGATGAATTCGCGGGTGAGCCCTTACTATTTTGCGAAGACATGCTCGCTTTAGTACGCAAAACCGGCGTAGGCTTAAATTTAGAAATTAAGATCAACCCAGATCTAGACACTCAGCGCCAAGTCGATTTGATATGGGCAGAACTGCAGAGCTATACAGAGATGTTCGATCGGATATTAATCAGCAGCTTTTCGATTCCTGCGCTTTCGCACCTGCGCTCATTATCCGATGTTATTAACATAGGCGTATTATTTGAAAAGGTGCCTAGCAATGCCCTTGAAATTACGTCGACTTTAAAGGCTGCGTCATTGCATTGCGATCAAAGTCATCTCAGCCAAGAGCTGGCGTTAACACTCTCTGAAGCAATGCCATTATATTGCTATACCGTGAATGACACCGTCACGCTGCATAAGCTGTTGTCTTGGGGCGTTTCGGGCGTGTTTTGTGATCGAGCTAATGCCGATGACTTGAAAGCAATTGTTAAAGAACATCAATTGACACAGAAAGCCTAA
- the iadA gene encoding beta-aspartyl-peptidase — MAERVRLLLFRYSPEKLYLMSFILIRNANLYAPEPLGVQDILISHGRISAIAEAIELDTNLPIETLDAQGQLVCPGFVDSLTHITGGGGEGGFASRTPEMNLSHAIKGGVTTVTGALGTDAIFRSHEELVAKVKSLKEEGLSAYFYTGNYHFPVKTLTGSVQKDIMLIDECIGIGEIAIADHRGSQITWRELASVASQARVGGMCSNKAGIVLVHVGPGEDHLARLFEVAEHTDIPIKQFYPTHINRSAALLDQGIRFNKAGGVIDFTASSTPEILASGEVKCAHALKQALQSGADENRITFSTDGHASLPEFNSQGELVSLKVGAMTALHDELKDAVLIENIELETALKTVTLNPAKVLKLPHKGQLRLGADADLLLLDAHSFEINSVMAMGQWLMKNQTIVRKGTFE, encoded by the coding sequence TTGGCTGAACGAGTTAGGCTGTTATTATTTCGCTATTCACCTGAAAAGTTGTATTTGATGTCTTTTATTTTGATTCGTAATGCCAACCTATATGCACCCGAGCCATTAGGAGTGCAAGATATCCTGATCAGTCATGGTCGCATAAGTGCTATTGCCGAAGCCATAGAGCTTGACACCAACCTACCCATAGAAACCCTTGATGCACAGGGTCAACTGGTTTGCCCGGGTTTTGTAGACAGCCTCACTCATATCACCGGTGGTGGTGGCGAAGGAGGTTTTGCATCGCGTACTCCTGAAATGAATTTATCGCACGCCATCAAGGGTGGCGTAACAACGGTGACTGGTGCATTAGGTACTGATGCTATTTTTCGCAGTCATGAAGAACTGGTCGCTAAAGTAAAAAGCCTAAAAGAAGAAGGTTTAAGCGCTTACTTTTATACGGGCAACTACCATTTCCCTGTTAAAACCCTCACTGGGTCTGTTCAGAAAGACATTATGCTTATTGATGAATGCATTGGCATTGGTGAAATTGCCATCGCTGATCATCGTGGTAGCCAAATTACTTGGCGTGAGCTGGCCAGTGTCGCTTCGCAAGCACGGGTTGGTGGCATGTGTTCTAACAAAGCAGGCATCGTGTTAGTACATGTCGGCCCTGGAGAAGATCATCTAGCCCGACTGTTTGAGGTAGCCGAGCACACGGATATCCCTATTAAACAGTTCTATCCGACTCATATCAATCGCAGTGCCGCCTTGTTAGATCAAGGTATTCGGTTTAATAAAGCTGGCGGCGTTATTGATTTTACCGCCAGTTCAACGCCTGAGATTCTCGCCAGCGGCGAAGTTAAGTGTGCCCATGCTTTAAAGCAAGCGCTGCAATCCGGCGCGGATGAAAATCGAATCACGTTCAGTACCGACGGCCATGCCAGCTTACCGGAATTTAACAGTCAAGGTGAACTTGTCAGCTTAAAAGTTGGCGCCATGACGGCTTTGCATGATGAATTGAAAGATGCCGTGCTTATTGAAAACATCGAACTGGAGACCGCCCTTAAAACGGTCACCCTAAATCCGGCAAAAGTGCTAAAGTTACCCCATAAGGGGCAATTAAGGCTTGGTGCAGACGCAGATTTACTCTTGCTCGATGCTCACTCGTTTGAAATAAACTCCGTTATGGCCATGGGTCAATGGCTTATGAAAAATCAAACCATTGTCCGTAAGGGCACATTCGAATAA
- the astA gene encoding arginine N-succinyltransferase produces MYIRPVQPDDLDNLCILAKNSGVGVTSLPDNKQKMQAKLERSLTSFDKTRPVHDRQYLFALMDEKTNAMAGICALEAAIGHDEVWYNYHVGKSVHASSDIGVHKVTQTLYLSNDLTGSSEIATLFLMPEYRGNQNGQLLSRSRYMFLADFPELFGESIIAEMRGYSDENGNSPFWESLGRHFFQMEFSDADYLTGLGNKAFIAELMPKFPIYVPMLSQAAQETIGKVHPQTEPALAMLMSEGFEFNNYVDIFDAGPSVSAKIKDIRAVKESKLFNVALSENAPEADLTDKHGLLLVSNRGFEDYRVILINKAAASDGSIVLSKAQANILNVQEGSQVRAVSLRPTENK; encoded by the coding sequence ATGTATATTCGCCCCGTACAACCGGATGATCTGGACAATTTATGCATACTGGCTAAAAATTCAGGTGTTGGTGTTACCTCCCTACCTGACAACAAGCAAAAAATGCAGGCTAAGTTGGAACGTTCGCTCACCTCATTTGATAAAACGCGTCCAGTGCATGACCGCCAATACTTATTCGCATTGATGGATGAAAAGACCAATGCTATGGCAGGTATTTGCGCGCTCGAAGCCGCGATTGGCCATGACGAAGTTTGGTACAACTACCATGTGGGTAAGTCGGTACATGCTTCAAGTGACATTGGTGTTCATAAAGTTACGCAAACGCTGTATCTCAGTAATGACCTTACCGGCAGCTCTGAAATTGCTACCTTGTTTTTAATGCCTGAATACCGTGGTAACCAAAACGGGCAACTTTTATCGCGCAGCCGCTATATGTTCTTAGCGGATTTCCCAGAGTTATTTGGCGAGAGCATCATCGCTGAGATGCGTGGGTACAGTGATGAAAACGGCAACTCTCCCTTTTGGGAAAGTTTAGGTCGTCATTTCTTCCAAATGGAATTTTCTGACGCCGACTATTTAACCGGTTTAGGCAACAAAGCGTTTATTGCTGAACTCATGCCCAAGTTTCCAATTTACGTACCTATGCTCTCTCAGGCCGCACAAGAAACCATTGGCAAAGTGCACCCCCAGACGGAGCCTGCCTTAGCGATGCTGATGTCCGAAGGGTTTGAATTTAATAACTATGTCGACATTTTTGATGCCGGACCAAGCGTTTCGGCAAAAATTAAAGACATTCGAGCCGTAAAAGAAAGCAAACTATTTAATGTCGCGCTTTCTGAAAACGCTCCAGAAGCTGACTTAACCGACAAGCATGGCTTGCTCTTAGTCAGTAATCGAGGGTTCGAAGATTACCGTGTCATATTAATTAATAAAGCGGCCGCCAGTGACGGTTCCATTGTACTGAGTAAGGCGCAAGCAAACATTTTAAACGTTCAAGAAGGCAGCCAAGTTCGAGCTGTTTCGTTGCGACCAACGGAGAATAAATAA
- a CDS encoding arginine N-succinyltransferase → MLVVRPSTFVDLPSIERLLNETDARVTTLPKDRDKLSEKISRSDDAFGGSGDPDKPASFLFALEDTETNELHGTCGIDTHAGSGYPFFNYRLDEVVHASHHLDISSRVPILFLSHELTGKTLLQSFTITPSLKDTDAFELLSRARLLYIAAQQERFNSEVIVEIQGIFNEKGDCAFWDAVGRKFFDLDFLTADYYCSVKSKTFMSELIPQHPVYVPLLPDEARANIAKNHEAANRTCQLLYREGFSQSKFIDPFDGGPVLTGNLHQSYTMRTLKSKKAKPSNVIGGLKYLISNQSASDFRCTIGTLVDGIGETIRIPLEIAEALNVQEGDSISYSPL, encoded by the coding sequence ATGTTAGTTGTTCGCCCATCGACCTTTGTCGATCTACCTAGCATAGAGCGGTTATTAAATGAAACCGATGCCCGGGTAACAACCTTACCGAAAGACCGCGATAAGCTGTCAGAAAAAATCAGCCGATCAGACGATGCGTTTGGCGGCAGCGGTGACCCTGATAAACCCGCTTCATTTCTTTTTGCACTTGAAGATACCGAAACAAATGAGTTGCACGGCACTTGTGGCATTGATACCCACGCAGGCAGTGGATACCCATTTTTTAACTATCGATTAGATGAAGTAGTGCATGCCTCTCACCATTTAGACATCAGTTCACGTGTGCCAATTTTATTTTTATCGCATGAACTGACCGGTAAAACACTACTGCAATCGTTTACGATAACGCCTTCGTTAAAAGATACCGATGCATTCGAACTGCTGTCACGGGCGCGGCTACTTTATATTGCGGCTCAGCAAGAGCGATTTAATTCTGAAGTCATTGTTGAGATTCAGGGTATATTTAATGAGAAAGGCGACTGCGCTTTTTGGGATGCCGTGGGTCGTAAGTTTTTCGATTTAGACTTTTTAACAGCAGATTACTACTGCTCGGTTAAATCTAAAACGTTTATGTCTGAGCTAATTCCGCAGCACCCGGTTTACGTGCCGTTATTACCAGACGAAGCACGCGCCAACATTGCTAAGAATCACGAAGCCGCAAATCGAACTTGCCAATTGTTGTACCGTGAAGGGTTTAGCCAATCAAAATTCATTGATCCATTTGATGGCGGCCCAGTGCTAACGGGTAACCTACACCAGTCATACACCATGCGTACCTTAAAAAGTAAAAAAGCAAAGCCGTCCAACGTGATCGGCGGTCTAAAATACTTAATCAGCAACCAGTCAGCGAGTGATTTCCGTTGCACCATTGGCACGCTGGTCGATGGCATTGGTGAAACCATTCGCATTCCATTAGAAATTGCCGAAGCACTTAATGTGCAAGAAGGCGATTCTATTTCTTATTCACCGTTGTAA
- a CDS encoding aspartate aminotransferase family protein — protein sequence MTKVTRAQFDDVMVPNYVPGKVIPVKGEGSRIWDQEGREFVDFAGGIAVSALGHAHPALVEALTTQGQKLWHLSNVMTNEPAIELAQKITDNTFADKVFFCNSGAEANEAALKLGRRHAFLKSGPEKHEIISTLNSFHGRTLFTVSAGGQAKYKEGFEPTPGGISHVPYNDLAAMKAQISDKTAAVIVEPIQGEGGITPATQEYLEGLRALCDEHDALLIFDEVQTGVGRTGHLYAYQAYGVVPDVLTTAKALGGGFPIGAMICTDKVAGSLAFGTHGSTYGGNPLACSVSLAVLDVVLADGVLDQVTAKAEKIKSALAGINEKHGVFKDIRGMGLLIGAELNDDLAGKAKDFVNAALEEGLMMLVAGPNVIRFTPSLIIPDADIEEGLARFEKAVEKIVNQ from the coding sequence ATGACTAAAGTAACTCGCGCGCAATTTGATGACGTAATGGTACCTAACTACGTACCCGGTAAAGTAATTCCAGTAAAAGGCGAAGGCTCTCGCATTTGGGACCAAGAAGGTCGTGAATTTGTTGACTTTGCTGGCGGTATCGCAGTGAGTGCTCTCGGACATGCACATCCAGCCCTTGTAGAAGCATTAACAACTCAAGGACAAAAGCTTTGGCACCTATCGAATGTAATGACGAACGAGCCCGCTATTGAACTGGCTCAAAAAATTACCGATAACACCTTTGCCGACAAAGTATTTTTCTGCAACTCTGGCGCAGAAGCCAATGAAGCGGCGCTAAAGCTGGGCCGTCGCCATGCGTTCTTAAAGTCAGGTCCTGAAAAGCACGAAATTATCTCTACGCTTAATTCTTTCCATGGGCGTACCTTGTTTACCGTGTCTGCTGGCGGCCAAGCGAAATACAAAGAAGGTTTCGAGCCAACTCCAGGTGGTATCAGTCACGTTCCTTACAATGACTTAGCCGCCATGAAGGCTCAAATTTCAGATAAGACGGCCGCGGTAATTGTAGAGCCTATCCAAGGTGAAGGTGGCATTACACCAGCCACTCAAGAATACCTCGAAGGATTAAGAGCCTTGTGTGATGAACACGACGCTTTGTTGATCTTTGATGAAGTTCAAACAGGTGTTGGCCGTACCGGTCACCTGTACGCATACCAAGCCTATGGCGTAGTGCCAGATGTACTGACTACGGCTAAAGCCTTAGGTGGCGGCTTCCCAATTGGCGCAATGATTTGTACCGATAAAGTAGCCGGCAGCTTAGCTTTTGGTACTCACGGTTCTACTTACGGTGGCAACCCCTTAGCTTGTTCAGTGTCTTTAGCGGTATTAGATGTTGTTTTAGCCGATGGCGTGCTAGACCAAGTGACAGCCAAAGCTGAAAAAATTAAAAGTGCTTTAGCGGGCATTAATGAAAAGCACGGTGTCTTCAAAGATATTCGTGGCATGGGTTTACTGATCGGTGCCGAACTGAACGACGATCTAGCGGGTAAAGCGAAAGATTTCGTCAACGCGGCGCTTGAAGAAGGCTTAATGATGTTGGTGGCAGGCCCTAACGTGATTCGATTCACGCCAAGCTTGATCATCCCAGATGCGGATATCGAGGAAGGCTTAGCGCGCTTCGAAAAAGCTGTTGAGAAAATTGTTAACCAATAA
- the astD gene encoding succinylglutamate-semialdehyde dehydrogenase — MTEASLYIDGKWQQGQGQSFDSLNPVTQASVWQGQSATAQDVDNAVASARKAFTTWKKQPLEARIEICRKFAALLKENTERLAFVIGSETGKPLWESRTEIGAMVGKIEISVNAYNERTGTKTTELPDGAAVLRHKPHGVVGVFGPYNFPGHLPNGHIVPAVIAGNTVVFKPSEQTPKMAQETVKLWEQAGLPAGVINLVQGAAETGIALANHIGIDGLFFTGSSTTGEIIHKNYAGNTGKILALEMGGNNPLIVDNDIDEDGALHHVLFSAFISAGQRCTCARRLLIPAGEKGDAFLEKLITATAALKVGAFDQEDQPYMGSVVSLQAADQLLAAQANLIAKGGKSLLEMKRIQEGTALLSPAIIDLTNATDVPDTEYFGPLLSVYRFDDFDQALAIANNTRYGLSAGILTNSRERYEWFFEESRAGIVNWNKPITGASSSAPFGGVGASGNHRASAYYAADYCSYPVASMESETIAKPGALPPGMTI, encoded by the coding sequence ATGACTGAAGCAAGCCTATACATAGACGGTAAGTGGCAACAAGGCCAAGGCCAATCTTTTGACTCACTGAACCCAGTAACGCAAGCATCGGTTTGGCAAGGCCAAAGCGCTACCGCACAAGATGTCGATAATGCTGTAGCCAGTGCTCGAAAGGCTTTTACCACTTGGAAAAAACAACCTTTAGAGGCGCGCATTGAAATTTGCCGCAAATTTGCCGCGCTGTTAAAAGAAAATACTGAGCGATTGGCTTTTGTCATCGGCAGTGAAACGGGTAAGCCGTTATGGGAATCACGTACGGAAATTGGTGCGATGGTCGGCAAAATAGAAATTTCGGTGAATGCTTATAACGAACGTACGGGTACTAAAACCACAGAGCTGCCCGATGGCGCGGCCGTACTTCGCCATAAACCGCATGGCGTTGTGGGTGTATTTGGTCCTTACAACTTTCCAGGGCATTTGCCGAATGGCCATATTGTTCCTGCCGTTATTGCAGGTAATACAGTGGTATTTAAACCTAGCGAACAAACGCCTAAAATGGCCCAAGAGACGGTTAAGCTATGGGAACAAGCTGGTTTACCAGCAGGTGTCATCAACTTGGTGCAGGGCGCGGCCGAAACAGGCATAGCCTTAGCCAACCACATCGGCATTGATGGATTATTCTTCACAGGCTCTTCTACCACGGGTGAAATTATCCACAAAAACTACGCTGGAAACACAGGGAAAATTTTAGCGCTGGAAATGGGCGGTAATAATCCACTCATTGTTGACAACGACATCGACGAAGACGGCGCGTTGCACCATGTATTATTTTCAGCGTTTATTTCAGCTGGCCAACGTTGCACCTGTGCTCGTCGATTGTTAATTCCAGCTGGCGAAAAAGGGGATGCCTTTTTAGAAAAATTAATTACCGCAACGGCTGCACTAAAGGTTGGTGCTTTCGATCAAGAAGATCAGCCTTACATGGGCTCAGTTGTTTCGTTACAAGCCGCAGACCAACTGCTTGCTGCGCAGGCAAACTTAATTGCCAAAGGCGGTAAAAGTTTGCTTGAAATGAAGCGCATTCAAGAAGGTACGGCTTTATTGTCACCGGCTATCATCGATTTAACTAACGCAACAGATGTGCCCGATACTGAGTATTTTGGTCCACTGTTGTCGGTATATCGCTTTGACGATTTTGACCAAGCATTGGCGATCGCCAACAATACTCGCTACGGCTTATCGGCCGGCATATTAACGAACAGCCGCGAACGCTACGAGTGGTTCTTCGAAGAATCACGAGCCGGTATTGTCAATTGGAATAAGCCCATCACTGGCGCTAGTTCGTCGGCTCCATTTGGTGGCGTTGGTGCATCCGGTAATCACCGTGCCAGTGCTTACTATGCTGCTGACTACTGCTCGTATCCAGTGGCTTCAATGGAAAGTGAAACCATTGCGAAACCAGGCGCTCTGCCTCCAGGAATGACGATATGA
- a CDS encoding GGDEF domain-containing protein, producing the protein MTKQSQWLLQNKVTFLLSNGYFSVISSIVLVLAFSYAKWDMVVQSTALKAWLVLGLILAATRLTHLRVFKAQKGDVNYLFWLRSYRVLTFLSSLLYVALVYLFFGAVSPTFQVVIMFIVVGVTSAAVATHGVDRMTFRLFSHTILLSTMVILLIQPERDFNIMSGLMILFVLVVERASQQTADTMYKNFELTYSMKYRATHDPLVGLYNRSELEHQFEQQFITSPHGIALLFIDLDNFKSLNDTLGHAAGDEALKTVANAIRTQIRSDDVAARLGGDEYVVLLALDDVSIAERIASAICKDIEQSCDYDNRINKVTSSIGLAFKADSAIGFSRLLREADIACYESKSLGKNRVTTRIIE; encoded by the coding sequence ATGACGAAGCAGTCGCAATGGCTGTTACAAAATAAAGTAACTTTTTTACTGTCAAATGGCTATTTTTCGGTAATCAGCAGTATTGTCTTAGTACTGGCGTTTAGCTATGCCAAATGGGACATGGTAGTTCAAAGCACGGCCTTGAAAGCTTGGTTGGTGCTTGGTTTAATTTTAGCTGCAACTCGGTTAACTCACTTGAGAGTATTTAAAGCTCAAAAAGGTGATGTGAATTACCTGTTTTGGTTGCGAAGCTATCGGGTGTTAACCTTCTTATCAAGCTTACTTTATGTTGCTTTAGTCTATCTTTTCTTCGGAGCTGTTTCGCCAACGTTCCAAGTGGTGATCATGTTTATCGTCGTGGGTGTTACATCTGCTGCGGTTGCTACGCATGGCGTCGATCGAATGACATTCCGTTTGTTTTCTCACACCATATTGTTAAGCACAATGGTCATTTTACTTATTCAGCCCGAGCGCGACTTCAACATTATGTCTGGGTTAATGATTCTATTTGTACTGGTCGTCGAGCGTGCTTCTCAGCAAACGGCCGATACTATGTATAAGAATTTTGAATTAACCTATTCGATGAAGTATCGAGCAACGCACGACCCTTTGGTTGGCCTTTACAATCGCAGCGAGTTAGAGCATCAGTTTGAGCAGCAATTTATAACAAGCCCTCATGGCATCGCGTTATTATTTATCGATTTAGATAATTTTAAATCTCTGAACGATACCCTCGGCCATGCGGCAGGAGACGAAGCGTTAAAAACAGTCGCCAATGCCATTCGTACTCAGATACGCAGCGATGATGTTGCGGCTCGTTTAGGTGGGGATGAGTATGTCGTGTTGTTAGCGTTAGATGATGTTTCTATAGCCGAGCGTATAGCCAGTGCCATTTGTAAAGATATTGAGCAATCGTGTGATTACGATAACCGAATAAATAAAGTCACTAGCAGCATTGGACTGGCCTTTAAAGCCGATTCGGCTATTGGCTTTTCGCGTTTATTGCGCGAAGCGGATATTGCATGCTATGAAAGTAAATCACTCGGAAAAAACCGCGTCACTACACGAATTATTGAATAA
- a CDS encoding GNAT family N-acetyltransferase, which yields MSTVLTTPRLQLESFDRVDEATIIQYYLNEAEHLRNSGGPARTSPAQISDMLASWKHNTLQGTELRLMLIQQHKVIGTIGVSNIVRGAFQAAYIGYNLAENLQRQGFMTEALKATIDYAFNHLHLHRLMANYQPHNLASARVLEKLGFEKEGIAKNYLMVDGVWCDHVLTSLTNNHWTPLK from the coding sequence ATGTCTACTGTTTTAACGACGCCACGCTTACAGTTAGAATCTTTTGATCGTGTCGATGAAGCAACGATCATTCAATACTACCTGAACGAAGCCGAGCATTTACGTAACAGTGGCGGTCCGGCTAGAACCTCGCCCGCGCAAATTTCAGATATGTTAGCCTCTTGGAAACACAACACGTTACAAGGCACAGAACTGCGCTTAATGCTCATACAGCAACACAAGGTTATTGGCACCATTGGCGTTTCAAATATTGTCCGTGGCGCATTTCAAGCCGCTTATATTGGTTATAATTTAGCTGAGAACTTACAACGCCAAGGTTTCATGACCGAAGCATTGAAAGCCACTATCGATTACGCATTTAACCATTTACACTTGCATCGTTTAATGGCGAATTATCAGCCTCACAATTTAGCCAGTGCGCGTGTTTTAGAAAAGCTTGGCTTTGAAAAAGAAGGCATCGCTAAAAATTATTTAATGGTTGATGGCGTATGGTGCGATCACGTCTTAACGTCACTGACTAACAACCACTGGACTCCGTTAAAATAG
- a CDS encoding GlxA family transcriptional regulator translates to MSVRAHSNNQGAGALSQSIGFILLPGYSSMTYVSAMEPLLMCNELMGETAFETFTVALHDNKTVSSLGNRVDTLYSLADAPNADLWIVCGTSPARHPATPGLDSFIIDKAANSAIGGLASGSYSLAKAGLLNGFRGVVHWISYEQLLKEHKSIMLANEQYCIDRDRLTCRGGSSSLDLMLMWIAKTVSAETAEAISKHFVNERLGLPTDSIPQILSERTRTEQPKLGEALELMENNIEEPLTTDDIAYHVKISRRQLERLFKKHLNAVPSRYYLQIRLERARKRLFSCAESIADIGLSCGFSSGAHFSTAYRNQYGLTPSEDRSLNQKMQIEK, encoded by the coding sequence TTGTCCGTAAGGGCACATTCGAATAATCAAGGAGCTGGCGCTTTGTCTCAATCCATAGGTTTTATTTTATTACCTGGCTATTCCTCAATGACCTATGTCTCTGCCATGGAGCCCTTATTGATGTGCAATGAGCTGATGGGCGAAACAGCGTTTGAGACATTCACCGTGGCGCTACACGACAATAAAACTGTGTCGAGCCTTGGTAACCGAGTTGATACACTGTATTCACTCGCCGATGCTCCCAATGCCGATTTATGGATCGTGTGTGGCACCTCGCCAGCTCGCCACCCTGCTACTCCTGGCTTAGACTCTTTTATAATCGATAAGGCCGCCAACAGCGCTATTGGAGGGTTGGCTTCGGGCAGTTATTCGTTAGCAAAAGCAGGGCTACTGAACGGATTTCGTGGCGTCGTTCACTGGATATCTTATGAGCAATTATTGAAAGAACATAAATCGATCATGCTCGCTAATGAACAGTATTGCATTGATCGTGACCGCCTAACCTGTCGAGGCGGAAGTTCGAGTCTAGATTTAATGCTGATGTGGATTGCAAAAACAGTCAGTGCCGAAACGGCCGAGGCCATTTCTAAACATTTTGTGAATGAACGCTTAGGCTTGCCAACAGACAGCATTCCTCAGATTCTGAGTGAACGCACACGTACAGAACAGCCAAAACTGGGCGAAGCGCTTGAATTGATGGAAAACAACATCGAAGAACCCCTGACCACCGATGACATCGCCTACCACGTTAAGATCAGTCGGCGACAGCTAGAGCGACTCTTCAAAAAGCACTTAAATGCCGTACCTAGTCGCTATTATCTACAAATTCGTTTAGAACGTGCACGAAAACGCCTATTTAGCTGTGCAGAAAGTATTGCCGACATAGGTCTAAGCTGTGGATTTTCCTCTGGCGCACACTTCTCAACCGCTTATCGTAATCAATATGGGTTGACGCCGTCAGAAGATCGTAGCCTGAACCAAAAGATGCAAATTGAAAAATAG
- the astB gene encoding N-succinylarginine dihydrolase, with amino-acid sequence MKSFELNLDGLVGPTHNYAGLSYGNIASKSNTAAASNPKEAAKQGLKKMKALADAGFKQGILLPHERPAIWTLKGLGYTGTDAAILEKVAKENPAILSAVSSASCMWTANAGTISPSGDTADGKVHFTAANLNAKFHRSIEHETTTRMLSAIFNSDDHFAHHPALPAMAAFGDEGAANHTRFCAEYGGPGVEFFVYGQQAFNESHPAPKDFPARQTLEASQAIARLHGLNDSNTVFAQQRPETIDAGVFHNDVIAVGNRNVLFYHEQAFVDTDNVLKELDDKLIGTSLIAVCVPTSEVSLSDAVKSYLFNSQLLSQDDGSMTLVVPGECREIKAVSDYLDKLAAMTTNPINDIQVYDLKQSMQNGGGPACLRLRIALTEQEYQAMHQGVLLTDTLYGQLNEWVDTYYRDRLTQADLADPKLLIESRNALDELTRITGVGNIYPFQL; translated from the coding sequence ATGAAATCATTTGAACTTAACCTAGACGGTTTAGTCGGCCCAACACATAACTATGCTGGGCTGTCTTACGGGAACATTGCTTCAAAGTCGAATACGGCTGCGGCTTCAAACCCAAAAGAGGCGGCGAAGCAAGGTTTAAAAAAGATGAAAGCCTTAGCCGATGCTGGCTTTAAGCAAGGTATATTGCTCCCTCACGAACGTCCTGCAATTTGGACGCTCAAAGGCTTAGGCTATACCGGTACAGATGCGGCTATTTTAGAAAAAGTGGCCAAAGAGAACCCCGCTATTTTAAGCGCCGTGTCTTCGGCTTCGTGCATGTGGACGGCGAATGCTGGCACAATTTCTCCCAGTGGTGACACTGCCGATGGTAAAGTACATTTTACCGCGGCAAATTTAAATGCAAAGTTTCATCGTTCTATAGAACATGAAACAACCACGCGAATGTTGAGCGCTATTTTTAACAGCGATGATCATTTTGCACACCACCCAGCATTACCAGCGATGGCGGCATTCGGAGACGAAGGTGCGGCCAACCATACTCGTTTTTGTGCCGAATACGGTGGCCCTGGCGTAGAGTTTTTCGTGTATGGCCAGCAAGCCTTTAATGAATCGCACCCGGCCCCAAAAGATTTCCCGGCTCGCCAAACACTAGAAGCCAGCCAAGCCATTGCTCGCTTACATGGCTTGAATGACAGTAATACGGTCTTTGCTCAACAACGTCCAGAAACCATCGATGCAGGTGTTTTTCACAACGATGTTATTGCTGTAGGTAATCGCAATGTTCTGTTTTACCACGAGCAGGCTTTTGTCGATACCGACAACGTATTAAAAGAGCTGGATGACAAGTTAATAGGTACGTCTCTGATAGCGGTATGCGTACCGACCAGTGAAGTCAGTTTATCGGATGCCGTTAAATCATATTTGTTTAACAGCCAACTACTCAGCCAAGACGATGGCAGCATGACACTGGTCGTTCCTGGTGAGTGTCGTGAAATAAAAGCCGTGTCCGACTATTTGGATAAATTGGCCGCCATGACAACCAATCCAATTAACGACATTCAAGTGTATGACTTAAAGCAGTCGATGCAAAATGGCGGCGGTCCTGCTTGCTTGCGCCTTCGAATAGCATTGACTGAGCAAGAGTATCAAGCCATGCATCAAGGGGTATTGCTAACCGATACGCTTTATGGGCAATTAAATGAATGGGTAGACACATACTACCGAGATCGTTTAACGCAAGCGGATTTAGCCGACCCTAAACTGTTGATTGAAAGCAGAAATGCTTTAGATGAGTTAACTCGAATTACAGGTGTCGGAAACATTTATCCGTTCCAGCTATAA